A section of the Pedobacter sp. HDW13 genome encodes:
- the nirB gene encoding nitrite reductase large subunit NirB: protein MKEPQIIVIGNGMVGYKFCEKLRSKTSSFNLIVFGEEPRRAYDRVHLSEYFNGKTADDLSLSTENWYQEQNITLFLNNPVVKIDREQQKVYTGNGLEYIYDILVFATGSGAFVPNIPGIEKEGVFVYRTLEDLDLISAYAKKAKTASVIGGGLLGLEAAKALIDLGIDKTSIIEFAPRLMPRQIDAAGSDMLKSKLTDLGLQIHLNKNTSNIEGEGKITALKFTDDTILEADMLVISAGIKPRDELAKACGIEVGPRGGIVVDEKMQTSDPAIFAIGECALFDDMIYGLVAPGYEMAEVLATNLCAGNKNFSSFDMSTKLKLIGIDVASFGDNFITEPDCRTIIFENKHKGVYKRINVSNDGQYLLGGILIGDASAYNMLLQTAINKIALPEDPEELILGSRGGSEPAGAGITSLPDSALICSCEGVSKGDICASVTSGGCENIDDVKKCTKAGTGCGGCMPMVKDLLNYTLKSQGKYIKNVICEHFNYSRQELYDLIHIHELKNYDEVLNALGENDGCEICKPLVSSILASLWNEMILKKGNDVAQDSNDRFLANIQKGGSYSVVPRIPGGEITPEKLIVIGEVAKKYNLYTKITGGQRIDLFGAHLNDLPVIWEELIAAGFESGHAYGKGLRTVKSCVGSTWCRFGLHDSVSFAIRIEERYRGIRAPHKFKSAVSGCIRECAEAQSKDFGIIATEKGWNLYVCGNGGSKPQHALLLATDLDSETCIKYIDRFLMFYIRTADPLTRTATWLNKMEGGIDYLRNVVINDSLGMAKQWEHEIEKLISSYKCEWKEAVENPAIRKRFSHFVNAPEEKDPSIEFVEMRGQKRTAEWKIV, encoded by the coding sequence ATCTTCCTTTAATCTTATCGTTTTTGGAGAAGAACCCCGCAGGGCATATGACCGTGTTCACCTAAGCGAATACTTTAATGGTAAAACAGCAGACGATCTTTCGCTTTCTACCGAAAACTGGTACCAGGAACAAAACATTACACTCTTTCTAAACAATCCTGTAGTTAAAATAGATCGCGAACAACAAAAGGTATATACTGGCAATGGTTTAGAGTATATTTATGATATATTGGTTTTTGCCACGGGCTCCGGCGCCTTTGTTCCGAACATCCCAGGCATAGAAAAAGAAGGCGTTTTTGTTTACCGTACCCTCGAAGACCTCGACCTGATTAGCGCATACGCAAAAAAAGCAAAAACAGCCTCAGTTATAGGTGGTGGCTTGCTTGGTTTGGAAGCAGCAAAAGCACTAATAGATTTAGGAATCGATAAAACCAGTATCATCGAATTTGCTCCGCGTTTAATGCCCAGACAAATTGATGCCGCAGGTAGTGATATGCTAAAATCGAAATTAACTGACCTGGGCTTACAAATCCACTTAAACAAAAACACCTCTAATATTGAAGGTGAGGGCAAGATTACTGCATTAAAATTTACTGATGACACAATACTAGAAGCCGACATGCTGGTTATATCGGCAGGTATTAAACCCAGAGATGAACTGGCAAAAGCCTGTGGAATTGAAGTAGGTCCGCGTGGTGGTATTGTTGTGGACGAGAAAATGCAAACCAGCGACCCGGCAATATTTGCTATTGGCGAATGCGCCCTGTTTGATGACATGATTTACGGATTGGTAGCACCTGGCTATGAAATGGCCGAAGTTTTAGCCACCAACCTGTGTGCAGGCAATAAAAACTTCAGCAGCTTCGACATGAGCACGAAGCTGAAACTCATTGGTATAGATGTAGCCAGTTTTGGCGATAACTTTATTACCGAACCTGATTGCCGCACCATTATTTTCGAAAACAAACACAAAGGTGTTTATAAACGGATTAATGTAAGTAACGACGGACAATACCTTTTAGGCGGTATACTTATTGGAGATGCATCGGCCTACAACATGCTCTTACAAACGGCCATCAATAAAATTGCATTACCCGAAGACCCTGAAGAATTAATACTGGGTTCACGTGGTGGCAGCGAGCCGGCAGGCGCAGGCATTACCAGTTTGCCCGATAGCGCGTTAATTTGCAGCTGCGAGGGAGTTAGCAAAGGCGATATCTGCGCTTCGGTTACCAGCGGTGGATGCGAAAATATAGATGATGTAAAAAAATGCACCAAAGCCGGTACAGGTTGCGGCGGTTGTATGCCAATGGTGAAAGATCTATTGAACTACACTTTAAAATCGCAAGGCAAATACATAAAAAATGTGATCTGCGAGCACTTTAACTACAGCAGACAGGAGCTTTACGACCTCATCCACATCCATGAGCTGAAAAATTACGACGAAGTATTGAATGCTTTGGGCGAAAACGATGGTTGCGAGATATGTAAACCATTGGTTTCATCAATCCTGGCCAGTCTTTGGAACGAAATGATCCTTAAAAAAGGAAACGATGTAGCTCAAGACAGTAATGACCGCTTTTTGGCTAACATCCAAAAAGGAGGCTCCTACTCTGTGGTACCACGCATACCTGGCGGAGAAATAACTCCTGAAAAACTGATCGTTATTGGCGAAGTAGCTAAAAAATACAACTTGTACACCAAGATCACCGGCGGTCAGCGTATCGATTTGTTTGGTGCACACCTGAACGATTTGCCTGTAATCTGGGAAGAACTGATTGCCGCAGGCTTCGAAAGCGGCCATGCTTATGGAAAAGGATTGAGAACGGTAAAAAGCTGCGTGGGCAGCACCTGGTGCCGTTTCGGATTGCACGATAGCGTAAGCTTTGCCATCCGCATTGAAGAAAGATACAGAGGTATACGTGCCCCACATAAATTTAAATCGGCAGTAAGTGGCTGTATCAGAGAATGTGCAGAGGCTCAAAGCAAAGACTTCGGCATTATTGCTACCGAAAAAGGCTGGAATTTATACGTGTGTGGTAACGGCGGTAGTAAACCGCAGCACGCACTCTTGCTTGCCACCGATTTAGATAGCGAAACCTGCATCAAGTATATCGATAGGTTCTTAATGTTCTATATCCGCACAGCCGATCCACTTACCAGAACCGCAACCTGGTTAAATAAAATGGAGGGTGGCATCGATTACCTGCGCAACGTAGTGATCAACGACAGTTTAGGCATGGCCAAACAATGGGAGCACGAAATTGAAAAACTGATCAGCTCGTACAAATGCGAATGGAAAGAGGCAGTAGAAAACCCGGCAATCAGAAAACGTTTCTCTCATTTTGTAAATGCACCTGAAGAGAAAGATCCTTCGATCGAATTTGTAGAAATGCGCGGACAAAAAAGAACCGCTGAATGGAAAATAGTCTAA
- the nirD gene encoding nitrite reductase small subunit NirD, giving the protein MTETTNNWLAACRVEDAVENGGVCVKHGEEQIALFYFTRRNEWYATQNECPHKKQMALSRGMIGSITDEPKVACPFHKKTFSLNTGECLSGDECAIKTYPVKVENGTVYVGINPKS; this is encoded by the coding sequence ATGACAGAAACAACAAACAACTGGTTAGCCGCATGTCGTGTTGAAGACGCAGTAGAAAATGGCGGGGTATGTGTAAAACACGGTGAAGAACAAATTGCGTTATTCTATTTTACCAGAAGAAATGAGTGGTATGCCACCCAAAATGAGTGTCCCCACAAAAAGCAAATGGCTTTAAGCCGTGGAATGATTGGCTCTATTACCGACGAACCTAAGGTAGCCTGCCCTTTCCACAAAAAAACGTTTTCGTTAAACACCGGTGAATGCTTAAGTGGCGATGAATGCGCCATAAAAACCTACCCGGTAAAGGTAGAAAATGGAACTGTTTATGTTGGAATCAATCCAAAATCTTAA
- a CDS encoding MFS transporter, with product MTTNLSPKPLDKLNIFSLKGVQMKTFHITWLTFFFCFFAWFGMAPLMKIAREQLHLTKDQVGNIQIASVSATIIARLLIGRLIDKFGPKLIYTWLLVLCAIPVLLIGTSQSYTSFLLFRLAIGVIGASFVITQFHTSIMFAPNIKGTANATAGGFGNAGGGAANLFMPLIASALTALGFCSTEDSWRYAMIFPGVMLLICAFLYNRYTLDSPQGDFKNIKDENIKSTQNTFLIAAKDYRTWILTIAYAACFGVEITVDNFAPIFFTDSFGATIAVAGMVAGIFGWINVFARPLGGIVADKIGKTWGFDGKTLLLAILLLVEGVGLIWFAKSGNISMAIFMMFVFGLSLKMANGATYSLVPFINPLAVGSVAGIVGAGGNIGAMLIAFMFKAKASHASKNIVENGINVHKDLIDYTSAFTLLGFIILAIGVVVFIFRTIMAQKTVEIDELVLSTGK from the coding sequence ATGACAACTAACCTTAGCCCCAAACCGTTAGATAAACTGAATATATTTTCGCTTAAAGGCGTTCAGATGAAAACCTTCCACATTACCTGGCTTACCTTTTTCTTCTGCTTTTTTGCCTGGTTCGGAATGGCTCCACTGATGAAAATTGCCCGCGAGCAGCTGCATTTAACCAAAGATCAGGTTGGTAATATCCAGATTGCCTCAGTATCAGCCACTATTATTGCACGCTTGCTGATTGGAAGACTGATTGATAAATTTGGCCCGAAACTCATTTATACCTGGTTACTCGTACTTTGTGCCATTCCGGTGCTGTTAATTGGCACCAGTCAGTCTTACACTTCCTTTTTGCTTTTCCGTTTGGCTATTGGCGTAATTGGCGCATCATTCGTTATTACACAGTTCCACACCTCTATTATGTTTGCCCCAAACATTAAAGGCACAGCCAACGCTACAGCAGGTGGTTTTGGTAATGCAGGTGGCGGTGCTGCAAATTTGTTTATGCCCCTGATTGCCTCTGCGTTGACTGCTTTAGGCTTTTGCAGTACTGAAGATAGCTGGCGTTATGCCATGATTTTCCCTGGAGTAATGCTTTTAATCTGCGCTTTCTTATATAATCGCTACACGCTCGATAGTCCGCAGGGAGATTTTAAAAACATTAAAGACGAAAACATCAAAAGCACCCAAAACACTTTCCTGATTGCAGCAAAAGATTACCGTACCTGGATTTTAACCATTGCCTATGCAGCTTGTTTCGGTGTAGAAATTACGGTCGACAATTTTGCGCCGATTTTCTTTACCGATTCATTTGGTGCAACAATAGCTGTAGCAGGCATGGTTGCAGGTATTTTTGGCTGGATTAACGTTTTTGCCCGCCCACTTGGTGGCATCGTAGCCGATAAAATAGGTAAAACCTGGGGCTTTGACGGCAAAACCCTCTTGTTAGCCATATTATTACTTGTAGAAGGTGTTGGATTGATCTGGTTTGCCAAATCCGGCAATATCAGCATGGCTATTTTCATGATGTTCGTATTTGGCCTGAGCCTAAAAATGGCCAACGGAGCAACCTATAGCCTGGTTCCCTTCATCAATCCGCTTGCTGTGGGCAGTGTGGCAGGTATTGTTGGGGCCGGCGGAAATATCGGTGCCATGTTAATTGCCTTTATGTTTAAGGCTAAAGCCAGTCATGCTTCAAAAAACATAGTCGAAAATGGCATAAACGTACATAAAGACTTAATTGATTACACCAGTGCATTTACCTTACTGGGCTTCATCATTTTAGCAATCG